Proteins encoded in a region of the Benincasa hispida cultivar B227 chromosome 2, ASM972705v1, whole genome shotgun sequence genome:
- the LOC120070533 gene encoding pentatricopeptide repeat-containing protein At5g48910-like isoform X1, whose protein sequence is MSSISTSHLPSPFKPVDFSIEKEIPPSKLSQKTVLKLFDSKSIASLHYLSQVHGLVLRSGHFQDHYVSGALVKCYASPHFSNFDFALKVFSSIPNPNVFIWNIVIKGCLENNKPFEAIYFYGRMVIDARPNKFTYPTLFKACSVAQAVQEGRQIHGHVVKHGICSDMHIKSAGIQMYASFGGLEDAKKLFDSGESDIVCWNTMIDGYLKCGDLEAAKGLFAQMPIRNIGSWNVMINGLAKGGKLGDARKVFDEMSERDEISWSSMVDGYISAGYYKEALEIFQQMQKEEIRPGKFILSSVLAACSNIGAIDQGRWVHVYLKRNSIKLDAVLGTALLDMYAKCGRLDMAWEVFEEMKEREIFTWNAMIGGLAMHGRAEDALELFSKMQKGRLKPNGVTLVSVLTACAHAGFVDKGLRIFKTMREFYGVEPDIEHYGCMVDLLGRSGLFSEAEDLISSMPMKPNAAVWGALLGACRIHGNFELAERVGKILLELEPHNSGRYVLLSNIYAKAGRFDDVAKIRKMMKDRGIKTLPGVSVVDLNGTVHEFKMGDGSHPQMKEIYRKLKIIKERLQMAGHSPGTSQVLFDIDEEEKETAARYHSERLAIAFGLINTLPGKPIHIMKNLRVCNDCHSATKLISQIYDREIIVRDRVRYHHFRNGTCSCKDFW, encoded by the coding sequence ATGAGCTCAATCTCCACCTCACACCTCCCTTCTCCCTTCAAACCAGTAGATTTCTCGATAGAGAAGGAGATTCCCCCATCAAAACTTTCGCAAAAAACAGTTTTGAAGCTTTTCGACTCAAAATCCATCGCTTCTTTGCATTATCTCAGCCAAGTTCATGGACTTGTGTTGCGTAGTGGCCATTTCCAAGACCACTATGTCTCTGGCGCGTTGGTGAAGTGTTATGCAAGTCCCCATTTCAGCAATTTCGACTTTGCTTTGAAGGTATTCTCCTCAATCCCAAATCCCAACGTTTTCATTTGGAATATTGTGATTAAAGGGTGTTTAGAGAACAACAAACCGTTTGAAGCTATTTACTTCTATGGTAGGATGGTTATTGATGCTAGGCCCAATAAATTCACATACCCAACTCTGTTCAAGGCTTGTTCTGTGGCACAAGCTGTTCAAGAAGGGAGGCAAATTCATGGCCATGTGGTGAAACATGGCATTTGTAGTGATATGCATATCAAAAGTGCTGGAATTCAAATGTATGCCTCTTTTGGTGGCTTAGAGGATGCAAAGAAACTGTTTGATAGTGGGGAATCTGATATTGTCTGTTGGAATACAATGATTGATGGGTACTTGAAATGTGGGGATCTGGAAGCTGCTAAAGGGTTGTTTGCTCAAATGCCTATCAGAAACATTGGCTCGTGGAATGTGATGATCAATGGTTTAGCTAAGGGTGGAAAGTTGGGAGATGCAAGGAAGGTGTTCGATGAAATGAgtgaaagagatgaaatttcTTGGAGTTCTATGGTAGATGGTTACATATCAGCAGGTTATTACAAGGAAGCATTGGAAATTTTTCAGCAAATGCAAAAAGAGGAGATCAGGCCTGGAAAGTTCATTTTGTCCAGTGTCCTAGCTGCTTGTTCCAATATTGGAGCCATTGATCAAGGGAGGTGGGTTCATGTTTATCTGAAGAGGAACTCCATTAAATTGGATGCAGTGTTGGGGACTGCCTTATTGGATATGTACGCAAAATGTGGTAGGCTGGACATGGCATGGGAGGTAtttgaagaaatgaaagaaagagagatcTTCACTTGGAATGCTATGATTGGTGGGCTTGCTATGCATGGAAGAGCAGAGGATGCACTTGAGCTTTTCTCTAAGATGCAGAAGGGGAGGCTGAAACCAAATGGAGTCACACTGGTCAGTGTCCTAACTGCTTGTGCTCATGCAGGTTTTGTTGACAAAGGCCTGAGAATTTTCAAAACGATGAGAGAGTTTTATGGTGTGGAGCCTGATATTGAACATTATGGATGTATGGTTGATTTGCTAGGGAGGTCAGGGTTGTTTTCTGAAGCAGAGGATTTGATAAGCTCAATGCCCATGAAACCCAATGCAGCTGTTTGGGGAGCACTCTTGGGTGCCTGCAGGATTCATGGAAATTTCGAATTGGCTGAAAGAGTGGGGAAGATTTTGCTCGAATTAGAGCCGCACAACAGTGGCCGGTATGTGTTACTGTCAAATATATATGCAAAAGCAGGGAGGTTTGATGATGTTGCTAAAATAAGAAAGATGATGAAGGATAGGGGGATAAAAACATTGCCTGGTGTCAGCGTAGTTGATTTAAATGGTACAGTTCATGAATTCAAAATGGGCGATGGATCACATCcacaaatgaaagaaatttatagaaagctaaaaataataaaggAGAGGCTGCAGATGGCAGGCCATTCACCAGGTACATCTCAagttttatttgatattgatGAGGAAGAGAAGGAAACTGCAGCTCGTTACCACAGTGAAAGGCTTGCAATTGCTTTTGGATTGATTAATACCTTGCCAGGTAAACCCATACACATAATGAAGAATTTGAGGGTTTGTAATGATTGCCATTCGGCTACCAAGCTCATTTCTCAAATTTATGATCGAGAAATAATTGTGAGGGACCGTGTTCGTTATCACCATTTCAGAAATGGAACTTGTTCATGTAAAGATTTTTGGTGA
- the LOC120070533 gene encoding pentatricopeptide repeat-containing protein At5g48910-like isoform X2, with protein MVIDARPNKFTYPTLFKACSVAQAVQEGRQIHGHVVKHGICSDMHIKSAGIQMYASFGGLEDAKKLFDSGESDIVCWNTMIDGYLKCGDLEAAKGLFAQMPIRNIGSWNVMINGLAKGGKLGDARKVFDEMSERDEISWSSMVDGYISAGYYKEALEIFQQMQKEEIRPGKFILSSVLAACSNIGAIDQGRWVHVYLKRNSIKLDAVLGTALLDMYAKCGRLDMAWEVFEEMKEREIFTWNAMIGGLAMHGRAEDALELFSKMQKGRLKPNGVTLVSVLTACAHAGFVDKGLRIFKTMREFYGVEPDIEHYGCMVDLLGRSGLFSEAEDLISSMPMKPNAAVWGALLGACRIHGNFELAERVGKILLELEPHNSGRYVLLSNIYAKAGRFDDVAKIRKMMKDRGIKTLPGVSVVDLNGTVHEFKMGDGSHPQMKEIYRKLKIIKERLQMAGHSPGTSQVLFDIDEEEKETAARYHSERLAIAFGLINTLPGKPIHIMKNLRVCNDCHSATKLISQIYDREIIVRDRVRYHHFRNGTCSCKDFW; from the coding sequence ATGGTTATTGATGCTAGGCCCAATAAATTCACATACCCAACTCTGTTCAAGGCTTGTTCTGTGGCACAAGCTGTTCAAGAAGGGAGGCAAATTCATGGCCATGTGGTGAAACATGGCATTTGTAGTGATATGCATATCAAAAGTGCTGGAATTCAAATGTATGCCTCTTTTGGTGGCTTAGAGGATGCAAAGAAACTGTTTGATAGTGGGGAATCTGATATTGTCTGTTGGAATACAATGATTGATGGGTACTTGAAATGTGGGGATCTGGAAGCTGCTAAAGGGTTGTTTGCTCAAATGCCTATCAGAAACATTGGCTCGTGGAATGTGATGATCAATGGTTTAGCTAAGGGTGGAAAGTTGGGAGATGCAAGGAAGGTGTTCGATGAAATGAgtgaaagagatgaaatttcTTGGAGTTCTATGGTAGATGGTTACATATCAGCAGGTTATTACAAGGAAGCATTGGAAATTTTTCAGCAAATGCAAAAAGAGGAGATCAGGCCTGGAAAGTTCATTTTGTCCAGTGTCCTAGCTGCTTGTTCCAATATTGGAGCCATTGATCAAGGGAGGTGGGTTCATGTTTATCTGAAGAGGAACTCCATTAAATTGGATGCAGTGTTGGGGACTGCCTTATTGGATATGTACGCAAAATGTGGTAGGCTGGACATGGCATGGGAGGTAtttgaagaaatgaaagaaagagagatcTTCACTTGGAATGCTATGATTGGTGGGCTTGCTATGCATGGAAGAGCAGAGGATGCACTTGAGCTTTTCTCTAAGATGCAGAAGGGGAGGCTGAAACCAAATGGAGTCACACTGGTCAGTGTCCTAACTGCTTGTGCTCATGCAGGTTTTGTTGACAAAGGCCTGAGAATTTTCAAAACGATGAGAGAGTTTTATGGTGTGGAGCCTGATATTGAACATTATGGATGTATGGTTGATTTGCTAGGGAGGTCAGGGTTGTTTTCTGAAGCAGAGGATTTGATAAGCTCAATGCCCATGAAACCCAATGCAGCTGTTTGGGGAGCACTCTTGGGTGCCTGCAGGATTCATGGAAATTTCGAATTGGCTGAAAGAGTGGGGAAGATTTTGCTCGAATTAGAGCCGCACAACAGTGGCCGGTATGTGTTACTGTCAAATATATATGCAAAAGCAGGGAGGTTTGATGATGTTGCTAAAATAAGAAAGATGATGAAGGATAGGGGGATAAAAACATTGCCTGGTGTCAGCGTAGTTGATTTAAATGGTACAGTTCATGAATTCAAAATGGGCGATGGATCACATCcacaaatgaaagaaatttatagaaagctaaaaataataaaggAGAGGCTGCAGATGGCAGGCCATTCACCAGGTACATCTCAagttttatttgatattgatGAGGAAGAGAAGGAAACTGCAGCTCGTTACCACAGTGAAAGGCTTGCAATTGCTTTTGGATTGATTAATACCTTGCCAGGTAAACCCATACACATAATGAAGAATTTGAGGGTTTGTAATGATTGCCATTCGGCTACCAAGCTCATTTCTCAAATTTATGATCGAGAAATAATTGTGAGGGACCGTGTTCGTTATCACCATTTCAGAAATGGAACTTGTTCATGTAAAGATTTTTGGTGA